In Oryzias melastigma strain HK-1 linkage group LG10, ASM292280v2, whole genome shotgun sequence, the genomic window ATCGGAGATAACAAGAGGACGTTAACTTTGAATTACAAACAATTTCTCGGTCAATTTTCTCCACGATGTACAGTTCCCCAGTCTCTTTGTTCACATCCAGATATTTCTTGTTCGCAATCACGTCCAAACGCATCTTCCTCTCATTCAGCGTTTTCACATCCAGCCTCAAATCTGTTGCAAGATTGGCAACAACCGatctttctttcatttcctcCGGAATGGAATAATGAGTCACTGAGCCTAATATTTGCGCCGTAAAAGACGAAAAAATGACTGTGAAAAGCGGGACGTACCTTCGCCAGGCATCCATTGCAGTGACGGGTCTCTTTGTTTAATGTTAGGAATAAAAATAGTGTAACACGGACATGTAttccatttgtttgttttttccttttccccaaaatgtatttaaagaattGTCCAccgatttttaaagaatatgagagagtccctttttttctcctttgtatTTTTCCGCCGCAGCGATTTTCAGCACCACGGAGCTGTTTAGTTCACTGTGAGCTCTGATGACAACGGTGCGCCGTCATGGCGCTGCCTGTCCTGcgttgtatttttaaaacagcgccacccataaaaaaaaataataaaaataaaacattttcacagaagtatttttactttttattaattcttttctcttttttttagcaaagtttgcagttttgtctaaagaaaaaaaaatctatatcaGTTTAAATGCTATAATTTCGTTCTATTATTAATATTAGTAATATTAGTATTATTGTCCCCCGAGCCATCAAGCTGTGCAACTCTGCATTCGGCAGGAGGGGGAGAGGGAGGGTCAAGAGGGGAGGGGCGTAGCTGCCTAATACATCACACGAGCAATAACCGGAACACGTGCAATACTCTCACCCGTGCAATATGTCCCATCATTCACGGTAGCGTGCAATGTTGATTTTctccattatttattatttttttctattttcatatttagctatattcagtctattttacttcatattcagtctattttactttaatttgttattttactccATTTGTGTGCCGTACGGATGCTGGTACCTGGATTTTCCTGAGgacttccaaagggattaataaagtattttctattctattctattattattattattattattattattattattattattattatttcaagaaATTTGTAAGAATGTTTTTAAGGCTTACCTGCAGAGTGGAAGCAGCTGAGTCACTAGTGTCTGTGAGTCCTGTCCCTCTTGGAATGCTGGACACGATGTATCTGGAGCCCTTTGGCACAGGCTGTCTAACCACCAGCTTCCCTTTCCTGGTCTCTGCCAGAAACAGACTGTACCAGTAGGCATCGTTGGACACCAGAGTGGAGTCTGCGATGGTGGAGTTCCTCTCACTGATCACACTGTTCCTGCTGGGAGGAGCCGCTTTGCTGGGCTTGGCTTTCTGACACTTCAGCACGATGGTGACCAAGATGGTGATGAGCAGGAGAAAGGACACCGAGCCCAGACCAATCACCAGATACAGGTTGAGGTCTGAGAAGATGTCGTATTCCAGAGGCACCTCAGTCATGTCAGAGTAGGCCTTAACAGCAGTCTCCTCTGTGGACAGCTTGATGGTGACTGTAGCAGAGAGAGCCGGCTCCCCGTTGTCCTTGGCAACAACAACCAGTCTCTGGTGGCGCGGGTCTCTGTAACTGAACATCCTCATGGTCCGGATCTCTCCGTTGTATTGGTCCAGACTGAACAAGGTGGCGTCAGTCACCTGCAGGAACTGGTATGTAATCCGAGAGTTGTGCACAGAGTCCGTGTCCAAAGCGATCACCTTGGCGACCAGGGAGCCTTTATCTGTGGATCTGGGAATCTTCTCCTCCACCACAGAGCCGTGTGCTCGCCACGGAGACACGATGACAGGAGCGTTGTCGTTCTGGTCCACGATGATGATGTGGACGCTCACATTACTGCTGAGAGGAGGAGAGCCAGAGTCTCTGGCCTCGATGTGGAAAAGAAACTCCTTCTCAATCTCATAGTCAAAGGTTTTCAGCGCGTAAAGTTTCCCGTCCTCTGGATTGATGGAGAACAGCATGGACATGGAGGTGTTAGCGATCTCCTTCTCTATGATGACGTAAACCAGATACTGGTTTTCATGGAGGTCAGGGTCAAACGCACTCAGAGACTCCAGCAGGGCCCCGGGGGCATTATTCTCCATCACTCTGATGGTGTAAAAGGACTTTGGGAACTTTGGAGCATTATCATTCACATCCAATAAACGCACTGTTATTGTTTCATTGTCTGACAGGGGGGGCATTCCTGAATCAGTTACAATCAGTCTAATTTCATATTCAGGTACGTTCTCACGGTCTAAAGGCTCGGATACAATGAGTTCATATTGTGTTGGTTTATCTGaggattttttcaaaataaaaggcattgCCTGGTGAATGGAAATGGTGACTTTTCCATTATCGCCTATATCCCTGTCACTTGTTTCCACCAGCGCAATGACACTCCCTACTGGAATGTTTTCAGGTACTGTGTTTCTAACAGACTGAATGGTGATTTCTGGATAATTGTCATTCACATCGGTCACGTGGACGACCACTTTGCACTGTCCGAGCAGCGGATGCGTCCCTTTGTCTCTGGCCTCAATGTGCATCTCATAAAATTTCATATCCTCGTAATCTATCATCCCTTTTACGGTTATTTCTCCGGTGTTTGGATTTAACGCAAACACATCTTGTGTTTTCTCTGACGTGTAAAGGGTGAACGAGTACATTATTAATGCGTTCAGACCTTCATCCAGATCTGTTGCGTTAAGCGTCGTCACTGCGGTGCCTATCGGAGTGTTTTCAGTCATATTTATTGTGTAAATCTGTTTGTCAAAGCGCGGGGGGTTGTCGTTCGTATCCTGCACTCTGACCACGATATTTGCGGTGCCAGAGCGCACAGGCGCACCTCCATCCACGGCTGTCAGGATCAAATGATGCGCTGCTGTCTCTTCTCGGTCTAAAGATTTAGTCAAAACCAAATCCACATACTGCGTCCCGTCACTTCCCGTCTGAATCTCGATGGTAAAATGTTCACTGGCGCTGAGTTTGTAAGTTTTGATCGTGTTTATGCCCACATCTGGATCCGCGGCGTTGGGCAGGGAGAACCTTTCACCCGGCGTCGCGGATTCGGAAACGTCCAGCTCGACTCTGTCTCGCCGGAAAAGCGGAGCATTGTCATTAATGTCTGTAATACCGAGCTCAATGTTGAAGATGCGCAATGGGTTTTCTATGACAACGTCGAGCTTTAGAAAGCAGGATGTTGGCTTAGCTGGACACAGATACTCCCTATCCATTCTTTCTACAATATAAAGCTCCCCCGTCTTTTTGTTGAAATCTAAATACCTTTTGTTGGTAAATATGTCGAGTTTTACCTCACGGTCTTGCAGGGATTTTAGATCAAGCCCTAGATCCGCAGCCAGGTTGGCCACAACAGAGCCGCGCTCCATCTCCTCGGCTATAGAGTGGCGAGTCACAGAGAGCGCACTGGGCCACACTGCAGCGAAGACAAAGGCAGCAGCGCAAAGCGCCATCCTCTGATGCGCAGTCAAAAACATGGATGTTTCCTCTTCAGATCCGGGAGGTTTttggaattattgaaaatatctcAAAGCAAAAACTTGGGAATGCCTCGGAAAAAGGACtagattttgaatgaaaatcatcttttttccaGACAGATGCGATCCTCACACGCCCAGTGAAAATAACTGGGACGTCAACGTGGGAGAGAGCACTATGCTTCAGTGTTCAACAGTGACACCATGTGAACAACTGTACATTTACAAtgatgtgccaaaaaaaaaaaaaattttaaatatctgaaaaccTAGCAAGATGTGAATAAGCGCATTCATGTTTATTGGTGTCTATTTATTTTAggtgtttcaaaaataaatcttaacaaATACTTCTGTCTTGTGTCATGAAGACCTGccttggacttttttttatctttggttTCTTAATTTTactgctgttt contains:
- the pcdhb gene encoding protocadherin alpha-C2 → MFLTAHQRMALCAAAFVFAAVWPSALSVTRHSIAEEMERGSVVANLAADLGLDLKSLQDREVKLDIFTNKRYLDFNKKTGELYIVERMDREYLCPAKPTSCFLKLDVVIENPLRIFNIELGITDINDNAPLFRRDRVELDVSESATPGERFSLPNAADPDVGINTIKTYKLSASEHFTIEIQTGSDGTQYVDLVLTKSLDREETAAHHLILTAVDGGAPVRSGTANIVVRVQDTNDNPPRFDKQIYTINMTENTPIGTAVTTLNATDLDEGLNALIMYSFTLYTSEKTQDVFALNPNTGEITVKGMIDYEDMKFYEMHIEARDKGTHPLLGQCKVVVHVTDVNDNYPEITIQSVRNTVPENIPVGSVIALVETSDRDIGDNGKVTISIHQAMPFILKKSSDKPTQYELIVSEPLDRENVPEYEIRLIVTDSGMPPLSDNETITVRLLDVNDNAPKFPKSFYTIRVMENNAPGALLESLSAFDPDLHENQYLVYVIIEKEIANTSMSMLFSINPEDGKLYALKTFDYEIEKEFLFHIEARDSGSPPLSSNVSVHIIIVDQNDNAPVIVSPWRAHGSVVEEKIPRSTDKGSLVAKVIALDTDSVHNSRITYQFLQVTDATLFSLDQYNGEIRTMRMFSYRDPRHQRLVVVAKDNGEPALSATVTIKLSTEETAVKAYSDMTEVPLEYDIFSDLNLYLVIGLGSVSFLLLITILVTIVLKCQKAKPSKAAPPSRNSVISERNSTIADSTLVSNDAYWYSLFLAETRKGKLVVRQPVPKGSRYIVSSIPRGTGLTDTSDSAASTLQAATPLPS